One genomic window of Nicotiana sylvestris chromosome 10, ASM39365v2, whole genome shotgun sequence includes the following:
- the LOC138880156 gene encoding uncharacterized protein, translating into MSTDALWRLDRFTRLFTTTYSGTPLEDAQNFICSCHEVLRTMGILETNGVDFATFRLAGSAKTWWRDFSLARPAGSPSLTWGQFSELFLGKFLPVTQRDALRRQFEHLQQGLMSATQYETQFIDHARHAIVILPTERERVRRFVDGLVQPIRVQMARSAGSEIIFQEATDGARRIELELSQGGGYGSDKRPRHSGRFSGTLSGGRDSYGRGHPPRPFQSALQTSHGSLVSRGSQPQYSDQQLFSSPSAPISAPPLRYYQQPRACYTCGDVSHIARYCP; encoded by the coding sequence atgtccacGGATGcattgtggaggcttgatcgtttcaccaggctcttcactaccacatatagtggcacacCTTTAGAGGATGCTCAGAATTTCATAtgcagctgtcatgaggttcttcggactATGGGTATtttagagaccaatggggtcgacttcgccacttttcgcctagcaggatctgccaagacttggtggagagatttctctttagccaggccagcagggtcgccatcattgacctggggtCAATTTTCAGAGTTATTTTTGGGGAAGTTTCTCCCAGTTACTCAGCGGGATGcccttcgcaggcagtttgagcatctgcAGCAGGGTTTGATGTCAGCTACCCAGTATGAGACACAGTTTATTGATCATGCAcgccatgccattgtgatactccccaccgagagagagagggtgcggaggtttgttgatgggttggttcagccgatccgtgttcagatggccaggAGTGCCGGGAGTGAGATTATATTTCAGGAGGcgacagatggtgcccgccggatagagctGGAACTTTCTCAGGGAGGTGGttatgggtctgataagaggccccgtcattctggtagattcagcgGTACcttgtctggaggtagggattcttatggtagaggccatcctccgaggccctttcagtcGGCTCTCCAAACTTCTCATGGTTCACTAGTgagtcgtggttctcagccgcagtattctgaccagcagctcttcagttctcCATCAGCACCTATTAGTGCCCCGCCACTTCGTTATtatcagcagccgagggcttgttatacttgcggcgatgtgagtcacattgccagatactGCCCTTAA